The following is a genomic window from Mycteria americana isolate JAX WOST 10 ecotype Jacksonville Zoo and Gardens chromosome 14, USCA_MyAme_1.0, whole genome shotgun sequence.
ATTCCTATCAACAAAGTAGCTCAGCCAGTGAACCGCTTAATTTTCAGGACTACATTTCCGCCTCTGCCAGAGTTACAATTTTCAAGTAACATTTGTTACCAAAAggatattttccaaaacaaaaaacaccacaatTGTCACAACATTTCGGCTAGTGcattacaaattttaatttaacGTTGTCATTGTGCATTTCTTAATTTCACAGTCTCAAGCTGACTCAAATTTATGGATTGTTCTGggctttttaaaacattgctgtgcagcattttgctacctatttcttgcctttttttaaaaaagtaaacagcaaTATGTCtatcatttatatatttttatgtatatatatgcacacacgtATGTTTCTACTAGACAGGTGTCAtcctttcagcaaggaaaaaaaaaccctgacccACGACTTCCACTAGTATTCAGCAAATAAATTAGGTGCTAAACAGGATTTGGTTTTATGGCATCTTTCATATCCATGTCTGAAAGTGCCTTTTAATGACTCAGTCATAAGACAGACGCTATGCTTGAAGAAATCCAAGCTAAACAAGCTAATAGAATTATTAACTATCCACTCTAATTCTGAATGCAGCATCAGCACTTGCCTGGCTGATTTGGAAAAAACATTGCTCTGGAAAAGCAACATGTTCACAGTCACAAGACATTGAGAAACTCTAGTATAAACacacaacaaagaaaacattcaaaatgaaatttacCTCAGAACAATGTTGCCTAGCTTGTCAGAGGATTAGGTTTGTCATGATAGTAAACAGAGCCCGCAATTGCTACAGCACAGTCTCCTTCCAGAAGATTTTGTCCTCTACAGCAACTCACGTCCCACCCAGCAACAGCTGTTCATAATAACCAGCAGCCGCCAGTGTCGAGGAAGCCCTTAATGTGCCACCGAGGGGCACTTTAACAGATGGCAGAGTGACACACAACCACAATCATTAATTAAACCTCCACACTAGTCCCAAGATGCGGAGCTGAAAGAATTTCCTCCGAGAAAGAACGTTTCAGATAAACGGCTGGCTGCCGCAGCCCCTGCACGCGCTTTAGGACGTGCAGCTGGTGCTCAGGTCCAGCCGGCGTAGCCTCATTTTACAGTGTCCTGCCCTCCCTGGTCAAGGGAGCTACGGCAGGAAATGCAAGTCATCTTTCGGGATCAGCCCAATTTACACTCCATCACAGAAGCTGTAGGTAAGAGTGGCTGTTAAAGGATGGATACCAGAAGATCTTGTTTAAACTGCACCCCCTTATCAAgaaggggctgggaaggcagATGAGGGGCACCCAACCacacagaaaagaacaacaaaaaaaccaaccaataAAAACCCCCAGCTAACGATGGCAAAGGGAGGTTGACTTTTTGGAATTGAAACATACTAGACTGAACATCAGAGCAGATCTGTCTTCTCCAGACTTTTTACACCGCATTCTTACTCCTGTTTTCCTCCAAGTGTAAAGATAACACCTAGAATCATCTCCCTTGAGAGAAACACATAGATTAGGAGTCAAGCGGGAGCATTTGGTGAGGCAATCGGCTTGCCGGCACCAGTGTAATCACTACTCACTTCTAGCTTCTTCTCCTTCTCCGTCAATACATCCTTCTGATTCTGGGTGTACTCGATCAGCATGCGTGCCAGCTGGCGCCggtcctccagctctgctgccagccggCCATTGTACTCTGCTAGTAACAGGCATGCTTCGTCCACGGTCTTCGAAAGACGTTCGGCTGCCTCTTTGTCTACATGCAAAAGTGTTGGGTAATTTAGAGGACAACATTTAAAACTTTCATCTTTGACAGAAGGGCTACGATTCACCAGGCACACGTACAGTAACATCTCATTCATAAATACTGGCTTGACAGGAAAATAAGAGTTCTTATCCCAGGGGATATAAAGGAAATAGGCAGGACTAACAACCCAAGAATGGTGGTTTTTAGACACTGACAGAATTGATTGCATTTTATCCTTGTAGAGATGTCAATGATTGGGGGGGGGAAATCTATAAACAGGTTAATTAAACTAAAACTTTAGGCTGTACTTTCAGAATTCAGTTAAACAAATCAGGTGGCTTTCACATTTAAACATGGTACGCACTTTTAAATTcctcttttctctgaaaaacgAATGTATCAATACAAGCAAACATATGAATTGCACACTAGACTTCACAGTTGGATACTGTAAGAGTATATTATAAAAGACTGAATAAGTGACAGTTCATGAGTTCTAAATGAAAACTAATCCCAGGAACAAGAGTCCAATCAGTTCAACCTTTAAATGCTTCTATTAAGATTACTTTTCAAATACAATTGCAAAAGTCCATTTAAACAAAGACTGACAGACTAATGGGGGTAGCGAGTTTCCTTTTCCGTAGTTATCAAGGAGTATGTGTACACCCATCACGGTCTGATAAAACTCAAAAATATCTAACAGTCAAGGTgttcaaaatcaaaatacatcCATCATCCATTGAGAACTCTGGCCCTGTTTCCTTTACATTCTTGCAAAATGTCGTTGTACATTCTTGCAAAATGTCGTTGGTGCTCTCCAAGTACAAAAGCCTTGGTCCGAgccaaaaaaatggaaaaaatggataTACATTTCATCTTCAATTTTACTTCATAAGATTGCTATCTGTTAATTACCCAAGAGCTATAAAACAAggacacaaaagcagaaattcaCTCCACCATACGCTGTgattatttagaaagaaaaaaaaagaatctttgatTTAAGTTATTCTTTGGGCTTATGTTCATTCATCTTCCAGTTTCATACCTGTAATTTTCTCCAGTAATGAAACATCTTGAACTTCCTGAGGCAGGGAGGCAATTTTTTGCCGCACTGTTGCATCTCCTGATGCTGCATTTTCCAGGTCTTGTAGGGCTTTGATCAAATCCTCGGTCTACAAGACAAGTTAGCTAACATTAAAACCAGGTAACTTTCATGCCGTCTCCTGTGGATGTGGCCACTGCATCTGAGGTCACCCACCTTGAAAGCAACcatttctggaatattttcttcaaataatttttaaaccgTTGCTTCCTAACACAGGGAGTATTCACTAAGTTGACAATATCCTATTGTTTAGGAACTTACGCACAATTACAGTAGCATCATCTTTTTCAAGACTCTGCAATGGAAAACTTCTCATTCCAGTTAAGAGAAGTGATCATTTAAGACAAAGCTTAAAAGTACATGACCACACCAGTCTGAGAAACAGCCATGAGTCCTTTGTGTTGCATCAAATTGGGACTATATCTTTTagctgagcatccctggcacTTTCTCTTAGACTAGGAGTGGACGTGCACCTTTGTTCTATTCCAAAGGTGCATgctgacacagaaaaaaaccccaaaccaaaccaacaaacaaaaaaacaaatgaaacttcTATCAGTCCAAACAAAACTGTGTCAGATTTCCAACATTATAAGATTTAGAATGTTGTAACTGGCTGATGACAATGAAAGCTATCCCTGTTAAAGCAAACTTTCTGTTGTCCTGATCTTGCAAAGCCATTGCTATCCTCACTCCACTCAAGTGGCTCGCTGGAAGCACACTGCAATCTGCAATCAAACTGGACTCCACTGTATCCCCTCAACTTCATCTCTCAGCTGGTTTTAGTGCAATGAGGAAAAATGTGTCAGTTTAAATGAATACACTCAAAATGTACCCTAGCTTAAAAAGGATGTGGATGAGGACAGCCTTAAGAGGACCTCCCCTGACACACCATATTTCCtccctgctcaaaaaaaaaaaaaagaaaaaaggagaaagacagactccctgaacaggaagaaaaaggcgTTGCTTCTTcgttttaaaaaatactgaagttttaaTGGGAGGTTTTTGAAACTGGAACACTACCCCTGTAAACACCACCACTGATGTTCAAACTACATTTCAATAGTttgaaaactaacaaaaacactgaaaaattttaaattttcttttttaatccaaaaaatAAAGTCATCCATTACCTAATATTTACTACTTCTTTCCAAACTGCTAATGATTTCCAACAGTAACAAACACAAAGCTTATCAAAAGAAACCATAAACTGCAAGGCATCTGGaggtaaaaacaacaaaaaaatctcacttaTTTCCTTGacaactgctatttatttttattttttgatgtttGTACACCACTCTACCAGATGgatggtgtatttttttttcttcttttaaaatagacaATGGTTAACACACGTTCATTTTGTAGCCTTAAGTGGTCAGAGTGATGCTCTATTTCATTCCTACTATTTCCATACCACTAGCATGTCAGCCTCAAAATAAAGTATTCAGAACTGGTTTTCCTAACCAACTCCATACAAGCCTATCAAAGGTTGCGCTTTTTAATAGCTCATGGAGAGAGATGtcctaccaaaaaaaattaagttttaactgCATTACAGCTTTGGGTTTGAGGGATTACACACTGTCCtcagaaagaatttaaaacatgGTCTGTTCTTCTAGCAGTCCTTTGAGATTCTTTACTGGTAGTACTACTCAGACCCCGGTTTAGACTACCTGAAATCACCTGGGAGTGGCACAGTGtttcaatatgaaaaaagaaCCTGGTCCATTTCACATGGACTTCTCAAGCCCCAACTGAATTTCTccattaaaagcattttacttgTTGGCAGCTCCACCTTGTGGCTGTACCATACAGGAGGTGGCTTTCAGAACAGCTCCCACTCTCAACCCATTCCACCTACCAGCAGCGGCCCAGCACTGGGGTCTTGGGGTGAGTAGCTCCCAGGGTaatcatcatcttcctcctcttgtaTTTGCTGAAAAGTCCGCTTTAAAGACTTCTTCTCCTCTGCAACTAAAGACACATATAAGCAACTTATTTGGATGCCAGATCTGCCCACCTTAACTATCTCTACTTCAAAAAAACCTCTACCAGATGCTCTGATGATTGAGCTCTCTGAAGAGAAGGATGACCACAGTTGGACTCTAACGTTGGCATCATATTCCAAACACTCAAAtgcaaaacagcaataaaaggtTGACTTTGCCCACACATGTATTTCTGTACCTGCAAGTACAAGGATACACTCTTCATATCAGCAGTGTGCACTGTATACATATTCGTGCCTCCTGCACTCAAAGTAGGAAAGGCAAGTAAATGTCCTATTTGTCAATAAATGGCAGGTCTTCAATCCTGCTCAGATTCTCTGGTTAATACCATGTATGCAGGCAAGGATTTCTACCAGTAGAAATGAAGCACTGATGCTAAGATACATATGGACAGAAGAATTTCAAGTTATCTTTTTGCAGGTGCTCACTGTGGTCCCACTAAATGACTGCTGGTTATTCAACCTTCCACTCTTCCATCAAAATAAAGACTTCAGGACAGCTCTGTGAAACTAAAACTCTAAGATGTGACAGCAACAACAGCCATGGGCAGAGCATGAACCAATCTCCAAGCAGGTAACCtataacatttcagaaataaggACTTCATAAAGGAAGACGGTGCTGGTTAAATGAACCTTAGTGTAGCATACATTAGcttgaaagggaagagagagtTTATTTAATGAGTCAGAAGTCTTAATGCAGCCTTTCATCCAGTTACCGAGCCTTCAGAAGAAGAGAGATCGTTCTTCAGACTTGCCACCAAAATTCGTAAGAGCCAGGTTAATTTGTGAGAAAGCTCTGGACAGAGTCTTGAGAACATCTCTTCAACGGAATCAAGTCTTGCCAAGATAATCATGGAGTTCAAgggaaacattttatatatactttGATTCATAGGAAAATCCAAGATCACtcttgatttaaaattaaatcagtcTGCCCAACTCTAATgaggaagcaaacagaaaggtcTGTCCTTAAATGCAGAATTTTGGCTGCCTTGTCCAGTGGGACGTATGtctgaaaaactttattttaatggaGACGAAGTCAGAGGTGCTGTATGTCCTGCTCATGTGGGAAAAAGCTGAACGACCCTTGTGAGGCAGACACAAACACACCTCTGTTAGAGAACAGATGTACTCAATGGAAGGTGAAGAAGCACAGAAAATAGTCACCCTAGACCAAATGAACTTTTGATGCATGCTAGAGCAAAGCTATCTAGGCTAGAAAAAGGTACTGTCTAAGTATTGTATGTATACAACCGATGTAATAGAGTGCTTGATAATCTGACTGACAAGCAAGACACCAGATCAAGAAGAAAAACGGCTGTTGTTCGCTGAGGTCTGCAAAAGAGACCAGCTGAGGTCAACAGGAGATGTGCAGATGACAAAATGGCCAAAGAGAGCATTTAAAGTTACGTAGCCCAATACAATGTGCCATCAGTATTTATCACTTGTGTGTACTTACCATGAAGTAATTAACCAACAAAGGATAAACACAAGATAATCAATAGAAGAATGCATGACCATAGCGTGCacagaagtgaaaaacaaaaatgagaattgGGATTCAAGTTGCCGAAGAGCTATTCCTGCTGTGTTGCCAACTGGTCTACCGCAAGACACAGTATTAGGCTTGCTGACTACTCTAACACAGAGGATTCAGAATTCATTGAATTTTCCGTCTGATCAAGACCAAGCGAGTTCGATTGGAAACAGTCTGAAGGTAAGTAGGTGCACAAACATCTGCAGTCCTAAGCACCAGTTGCTAGCTGGCGTACCTGGAGAGGCCGTTCCCTGAGCATGAATGGCAGCTGAGGGGACAAAGTGGCCAGTAGACAAAGGAGCACAGCCAAAGCAGTCAGCATTTTGGGCATGAGTAGCATGACATAAATGTGGACTGTTGCACTTTTTCCTTTGGCATTGGTAAACAGGGGCAGCAGAAGACCTCATTGAAGAATCCTAGAAACACGACCTCCATTTCATCAAAACGGAAAAAACCCCTCACACTTATTTTCAAACTCAAGAGCATATGGTGGAAAAGGACCCCTGAAAGAGAACAGGAAGCCAGGCATAAATTATAACATACCCTGCCTGGGTAGCTTTCAAACTCTGATAGCCAGAAGTAATTTAACCATTGCAGTCTACACTTCTGAAAAAGCCTGTCATATCCaacaagagaagaggaaagcaagcatTAAGGGCATCTAAAACTGATCAGAATTCAACAATGGTATGTaacactgttgtggtttagccccagtcagcaactaagcaccacgcagccgctcgctcagcgTCCCCCTCCcgcagggatgggggagaaaatctgaaaagcacaagtaagaaaactcgtgggctgagataagaacagtttaataattgaaataaagtagtagtagtagtagtaataataataataatcatcaattgtaatgaaaaggaaaataaagagagagagataggAACAagacttagggaaaaaaacaacaacaaaagtgatgcaaccgctcaccacccactgaccgacacccagcccgcctccgagcagcgaccgctgcccccggccagctccccccagtctctatactgagcatgacgcctatggtatggaatagcccttggggcagggggggtcagctctcctggctgtgccccctcccagctccttgtgcgcctggcagggcatgggaagctgcaaagcccttgaccagtgtaagcattacttagcaacaactaaaacatccgtgtgctatcaacattattctcacactaaatccaaaacacagcgctatattagctactaggaagaaaatgaactccatcccagccgaaaccaggacaaacacacATCTTCTGAAACAATCAAGATATCCTTGTAGAATATGGACAGCTTCTTCCAGGAAAATCAAGAGCCCATTCTTGACACAGACATAAAGAAGAAGAGAAGCCACTACTAGAGATGAAGTCAGCGTTCCTGCTTTGTTGGGGTGTTCTTCACAGCTCGAATTTAACTACTCCCTAAAAGCCTTCAAAGAGAAAAGCACTCCACGTCTCCAACATGACAGACAATTGCTGTCATAACAGCTTTGCAGTGAAACTCCAGGTTGTTGTTATCTTGCTGTTGCAGTGTCCAGAGAGACCTGTAAAGGTATTCCTCCACCAACTTTTCAGTCTTCAAACCATCTCCAGTGGCTTGAGGAAGCTTACAGTGTCAAAGACCTTAGTGACAAAGTATGAGTTCTTCCTGTAAGCTGGCAACATGGGAGATCTTCCCATCTAGGGTGTTCACCCTTTTGTTCTCATCTCTTGACGACTGGTTTTAGAGGTAAACAGGCTTCTTCGATTTGACTCCAGGCTCATATGCACAGCAAAGAGAAACCAACTGTGGAATCTGTATACACACATTCGAAAGGATAACTATGAGTTTAAAACTTTGCTCTGTTAAAAACAGTGTTtctatgtggggtttttttaaatctcaaggCAATATAAAATTATCATCTTCTCTCATGAGGAGTTGGTTATATTCATCTCCTCATTCAAGAAGCAGCCACACCACATGGTAAGGAACTCCCTGTGTAGATGATGCCTTTCACTGGAGGGAACTACACAAAGGgttcagatgttaaaaaaaaaaaaaaaatcacaaatcacacacacacaagtggtCCTTAATTCACATGAGGATTTATCAGTTTCAGCACAGCTCCATCATGTGCCTTTTCTGACAGTTAAGCATACAGTTATATGACAAGTTGCATGAGCAGAAACTTCTGTCTACAGGGAAACATGCAAGGAAACCCCATTTAACAGCCACCGTAGTTCTAAAATAACAGGCAAACCTGTAAACCAGGGGTTTCTGCTTCTGAAGTTCTACAGGTAACTGTTTACTTGAAAGGTAGACCAGCTGAATTTAAGCGGCTTTTTATGTGTTGGCAGGGCTATCATCCTCAATCAgcataagaaaaaataagtctCCCAAATCTATAACTAAAACTAAACTTCTGTAGGCTTGAGGTTCCACGCACCAGGGGTTTAGCAACTTGTGCAAGATCCAAGTAAACTTATATGAAAGACACTTCTGGAAAGTGCTTTAGGACAAAACACTGAatacaacaacaaccaccaccagacagctttcccaaagaaaacagaagaccaCCACAAgacacagaagaacaaaataagAGAAACTTAATGGTCCAGCGTACCCTCCAACTGTTCTAACCCTTTGTTTCTTTGGGGGTAGATTACTCACGATTGTTTAAGTTCTCATTACAACATGCATTTGTTGGTAGCCTCCCCTAGGTCAAGCATAACTGGAGTTGATCTGCTCCAAAATTATACCTAGTCCTGTCCCCAGGTGCCTTTATTTCAGTTATTCTTGgaagcatccctgcctgctctcctctctgaTGTTTTGCTCCATATTTTAATATGGGTCTGACTTCCTGTGCCAGAATTGGCAATATGAACACAACCAGAGCAGATGGGTAGCAGTTCAGGTTTGTGTTACAGTGTGACACTCCTACATCAGAGCACATTCAAGGACTTCCTTCAACTACTTATTACAAAGACAATGAAAAGAAAACGTGTCAGCTATATAGGTTATATTACCTAAAGGATTTTACATCAAATCTCTACAAACCTAATTTTTCCAGGCTTTAAGATAAATGGATGGTTCTTCTCTTCCCTACTGGttgtaaaaagaaacattctaataaaaatgagattaatgagaaagcaaatgcaaCCTTAATGAACACATTTAGAGTTAAAACAATATAAGCAAGATATAAATATTCAAAAGCTCGTTTCCACGTATATGCAGATTTCCTTAAGGAACCTGAAAGACTAAAATATAGTAATAAGCTGCACCACTGAGGAAGTCAAAACTAGGGAAGATAACATTTAGAAAGGGCCAGTACTctttcccctccacccctctGAAGGGAAAGCTTCATTATTTGTGCAATCAATTCTGTTCCATGGCAGGAACTTAGCACACACCACCAACTGAATTGCTATACATTTACCCAAGGCCTTGCTGTAATGAAACAAGAAATCAGCTGCACCATTGAAACACACACCGATAAGCTTTAAAGATGTCTTTCCTCACTGATACAGGACTCTGCTTTATTTTGGCAAGTTTCACAACTAAGCGTAACTGGTGCTCTGTAACCCAAGCAGAGCCATCCTGTTCAGAAAGCAGCACCTACCAGCCCGGGAATTTAAGACACTGCAATATGAAAAAGCTGTAGAGAACTACCTGCATAGACTTGTTGCCATACCTTGGGCTGAAGAAAAGGATACTCATTATCACAGCACCAGATACACTTAAGGAGCttcaaagttttgttttaaca
Proteins encoded in this region:
- the RPRD1B gene encoding regulation of nuclear pre-mRNA domain-containing protein 1B isoform X5 produces the protein MSSFSESALEKKLSELSNSQQSVQTLSLWLIHHRKHAGPIVSVWHRELRKAKSSRKLTFLYLANDVIQNSKRKGPEFTREFESVLVDAFSHVAREADEGCKKPLERLLNIWQERSVYGSEFIQQLKLSMEDSNSPQTKVAEEKKSLKRTFQQIQEEEDDDYPGSYSPQDPSAGPLLTEDLIKALQDLENAASGDATVRQKIASLPQEVQDVSLLEKITDKEAAERLSKTVDEACLLLAEYNGRLAAELEDRRQLARMLIEYTQNQKDVLTEKEKKLELL
- the RPRD1B gene encoding regulation of nuclear pre-mRNA domain-containing protein 1B isoform X2, with amino-acid sequence MSSFSESALEKKLSELSNSQQSVQTLSLWLIHHRKHAGPIVSVWHRELRKAKSSRKLTFLYLANDVIQNSKRKGPEFTREFESVLVDAFSHVAREADEGCKKPLERLLNIWQERSVYGSEFIQQLKLSMEDSNSPQTKVAEEKKSLKRTFQQIQEEEDDDYPGSYSPQDPSAGPLLTEDLIKALQDLENAASGDATVRQKIASLPQEVQDVSLLEKITDKEAAERLSKTVDEACLLLAEYNGRLAAELEDRRQLARMLIEYTQNQKDVLTEKEKKLEGDDSRCYLYTWRKTGVRMRCKKSGEDRSALMFSLVCFNSKKSTSLCHR